The following proteins come from a genomic window of Spea bombifrons isolate aSpeBom1 chromosome 10, aSpeBom1.2.pri, whole genome shotgun sequence:
- the CDH5 gene encoding cadherin-5, with protein sequence MTLWWLRLLIITSVLLPLTLCKKDNADVGSIYFNNRSRRVKREWIWNQMYIIEEQINPLPHHVGKLISSTSKSNAKYALQGEYANTIFKVDETTGDIYCFERLDREKKSQYMLKALLVDKLTNKTLEPPSDFIIKVIDINDNAPVFTEKIYNASVPEMSPTGTLVSTVTALDADDPTLSGHATVSYKIIKGQENFTINNQGSIYTAVPYLDREEKATYEVVVEARDSPGQNSGFSSTVSVIINLSDINDNFPTFTKSQFVFNVPENLRVGGEVGRMKVEDIDEPQNRNTKFTFAKEKLQELFAITTNPLTNEGILILKKHLDFETTKQYKMTIEALDPSIVLKLANQPRPKSSTEVIINVLDVDEPPVFTKQFYQFEVKEDTKLNTIIGFVSAKDPDAIGRKVTYSIRNAKDDLILVTDKGNILNGKSLDRETNEWHNLTIAAQEIDTSSPVKKESLVPVYIKVLDVNDNAPEFAEPYAPIVCENAPHQTVIVNISATDKDEMKPGMRFTYYSAKKENNFTVQDNNDNTASVLVKYGDFNPDVAKVHYLPIVISDNGDPEQSSTSTLTITVCKCNEKGESTYCQATARQASVSAPVLIIVFACLILLILVVLFLLWRRNHRNNTKTSGKNVPEIHEQLVTYDEEGGGEMDTNCYDVSVLNSVRRNVSRSKSNMEPAPLVYSQLQLPANNGEMHYVIEAKKDEADNDGELLPYDTLHIFGYEGSESIVESLSSLESGSSDSEIDYDVLNEWGPRFKMLADLYGLEQIEKFD encoded by the exons ATGACTTTGTGGTGGCTTCGGCTGCTGATCATAACCTCCGTCCTCCTCCCACTGACCTTGTGCAAGAAGGACAATGCTGATGTCGGGAGTATATATTTCAACAACCGCAGCCGACGTGTGAAGAGGGAGTGGATATGGAATCAGATGTACATTATCGAGGAACAGATAAATCCACTGCCTCATCATGTTGGAAAG CTCATCTCCAGTACGTCAAAATCGAACGCTAAGTATGCCCTCCAAGGGGAGTATGCCAACACCATCTTCAAAGTTGATGAGACCACAGGTGACATCTACTGCTTTGAAAGACTGGATCGAGAGAAGAAGTCGCAGTACATGCTTAAAGCGCTCTTGGTCGACAAACTCACCAACAAAACTCTGGAACCTCCCTCCGACTTTATTATCAAAGTCATAGATATTAACGATAATGCTCCGGTGTTCACTGAGAAGATATACAACGCGTCTGTTCCGGAGATGTCCCCGACTG GAACTCTGGTCAGCACGGTGACAGCTTTGGATGCAGATGACCCCACATTATCTGGACATGCTACTGTATCATACAAGATCATCAAAGGACAAGAAAACTTCACAATCAACAATCAGG GATCCATTTACACTGCGGTGCCGTATTTAGACAGAGAAGAGAAAGCCACGTATGAAGTTGTTGTTGAAGCCAGGGATTCCCCGGGTCAAAACTCAGGCTTCTCGAGCACAGTCAGCGTGATCATAAATCTGAGTGACATCAATGACAATTTCCCAACCTTCACCAAAA GccagtttgtttttaatgtgcCAGAGAATTTGAGAGTTGGCGGCGAAGTCGGAAGAATGAAAGTGGAAGATATCGACGAGCCGCAGAACCGAAATACCAAATTCACCTTCGCCAAAGAGAAGCTGCAAGAGCTGTTTGCGATCACGACTAATCCGCTGACCAACGAAGGAATCCTGatattaaaaaag CACCTGGACTTTGAAACCACTAAACAATACAAGATGACCATTGAGGCTCTGGATCCCTCCATAGTTCTGAAGTTAGCAAACCAGCCAAGACCTAAGAGTTCCACCGAAGTCATCATCAATGTTCTCGATGTAGACGAACCCCCAGTGTTCACCAAACAATTTTACCAATTCGAGGTGAAAGAGGATACAAAACTGAATACAATCATCGGCTTTGTCTCCGCGAAAGATCCTGACGCTATCGGAAGAAAAGTGAC ATATTCCATAAGAAATGCAAAAGATGACCTCATTTTAGTAACAGACAAAGGAAATATTTTGAATGGCAAGTCACTCGACAGGGAGACCAACGAATGGCATAATTTAACTATAGCAGCCCAGGAAATCGATACAAGCA GTCCTGTGAAGAAGGAGTCGTTAGTACCAGTTTACATAAAGGTTCTCGACGTAAATGATAACGCTCCAGAATTTGCTGAGCCCTATGCACCCATAGTGTGCGAAAATGCCCCCCACCAAACG GTCATAGTAAACATTTCTGCCACTGATAAGGATGAAATGAAACCAGGAATGAGGTTTACATATTATTctgcaaaaaaggaaaacaatttcACAGTGCAAGATAATAACG ATAACACAGCCAGTGTTCTGGTAAAGTATGGAGACTTTAACCCAGATGTGGCAAAAGTCCATTACTTACCGATTGTGATTTCTGACAATGGAGATCCAGAACAGAGCAGCACGAGCACCCTGACCATCACGGTGTGCAAATGTAACGAGAAAGGGGAATCCACATATTGCCAAGCGACTGCAAGACAGGCGTCCGTGTCGGCCCCCGTGCTCATCATCGTCTTCGCCTGTTTGATTCTTCTTATTTTGG TGGTCTTGTTCCTGCTCTGGAGAAGAAATCACAGGAACAATACAAAAACTTCAGGGAAAAATGTGCCCGAGATCCATGAGCAGTTGGTCACTTACGATGAGGAGGGTGGAGGAGAGATGGACACCAACTGCTACGATGTCTCCGTCCTCAATTCAGTGCGTAGAAACGTGTCCCGGTCCAAGAGCAACATGGAACCCGCTCCGCTGGTATATTCCCAGCTCCAGCTGCCTGCAAACAATGGAGAAATGCATTACGTGATCGAGGCGAAAAAGGACGAGGCAGATAACGATGGAGAACTTCTCCCATACGATACCCTACACATATTTGGCTACGAGGGGTCCGAATCCATAGTAGAATCTCTCAGCTCCTTGGAGTCTGGATCTTCAGACTCAGAAATTGACTACGACGTGTTAAATGAATGGGGACCCAGATTTAAGATGCTGGCCGATCTGTATGGTTTGGAACAGATTGAGAAATTTGATTAA
- the BEAN1 gene encoding protein BEAN1 isoform X2 gives MSIKLTCTKIQANQSNGFPEYFGYIRSANDPSLLVSPMVVAGIVIGLVLFLSCMTIIIGSLRKDGGVRDLHADPSYDGISYAAPIGDLRSVCSGDRSPSFEFGSNMEFNFTFLDAPPRYDDCVRPEASAVYIPPDDPPPYSLEDPCLARELAFDVSTEEVPWTSLENTGPPVTSNDVSSVGHQALPPYRTLHKENVHIPLTPTDSLKDVSSRNLPVPQQNA, from the exons ATGTCAATCAAACTGACATGCACAA AAATCCAAGCAAACCAGAGTAACGGCTTCCCCGAGTACTTTGGCTACATTCGGAGCGCTAATGATCCCAGTTTGCTGGTGTCCCCCATGGTTGTGGCTGGGATTGTGATAGGCCTGGTTCTCTTCTTGTCCTGTATGACCATAATCATTGGAAGCCTGAGAAAAGATGGAGGTGTGAGAGATCTCCATGCCGACCCCAGCTACG ATGGCATTTCTTACGCAGCACCCATTGGAGATTTGAGGTCTGTCTGCTCCGGGGACCGTTCACCTTCTTTCGAGTTTGGCTCAAACATGGAGTTCAATTTTACTTTCCTGGATGCTCCTCCACG CTATGATGACTGTGTCAGGCCTGAAGCTTCTGCGGTATACATTCCTCCTGATGACCCACCACCGTATTCTCTGGAAGACCCTTGTCTCGCACGTGAACTAGCCTTTGACGTCTCCACCGAAGAGGTACCTTGGACTTCACTGGAGAACACCGGCCCTCCCGTGACATCCAATGACGTATCCTCTGTTGGGCATCAGGCTTTGCCACCATATAGAACTTTACATAAGGAGAATGTTCACATTCCGCTAACACCAACAGACTCCTTAAAAGATGTTTCCTCTCGGAACCTTCCTGTCCCACAGCAGAATGCTTAA
- the BEAN1 gene encoding protein BEAN1 isoform X1 — MSIKLTCTSEIEIQANQSNGFPEYFGYIRSANDPSLLVSPMVVAGIVIGLVLFLSCMTIIIGSLRKDGGVRDLHADPSYDGISYAAPIGDLRSVCSGDRSPSFEFGSNMEFNFTFLDAPPRYDDCVRPEASAVYIPPDDPPPYSLEDPCLARELAFDVSTEEVPWTSLENTGPPVTSNDVSSVGHQALPPYRTLHKENVHIPLTPTDSLKDVSSRNLPVPQQNA, encoded by the exons ATGTCAATCAAACTGACATGCACAAGTGAGATTG AAATCCAAGCAAACCAGAGTAACGGCTTCCCCGAGTACTTTGGCTACATTCGGAGCGCTAATGATCCCAGTTTGCTGGTGTCCCCCATGGTTGTGGCTGGGATTGTGATAGGCCTGGTTCTCTTCTTGTCCTGTATGACCATAATCATTGGAAGCCTGAGAAAAGATGGAGGTGTGAGAGATCTCCATGCCGACCCCAGCTACG ATGGCATTTCTTACGCAGCACCCATTGGAGATTTGAGGTCTGTCTGCTCCGGGGACCGTTCACCTTCTTTCGAGTTTGGCTCAAACATGGAGTTCAATTTTACTTTCCTGGATGCTCCTCCACG CTATGATGACTGTGTCAGGCCTGAAGCTTCTGCGGTATACATTCCTCCTGATGACCCACCACCGTATTCTCTGGAAGACCCTTGTCTCGCACGTGAACTAGCCTTTGACGTCTCCACCGAAGAGGTACCTTGGACTTCACTGGAGAACACCGGCCCTCCCGTGACATCCAATGACGTATCCTCTGTTGGGCATCAGGCTTTGCCACCATATAGAACTTTACATAAGGAGAATGTTCACATTCCGCTAACACCAACAGACTCCTTAAAAGATGTTTCCTCTCGGAACCTTCCTGTCCCACAGCAGAATGCTTAA